The proteins below come from a single Psychrobacter sp. PL19 genomic window:
- a CDS encoding polysaccharide biosynthesis protein, whose amino-acid sequence MSSDLNPTYHSSATSVNNSVDSIDGSDSVGNANNASKSTSRLQRFAERLLALPRPVKKGILISADFVMAGVCLYCALALRFGYMDNHISPIALALYALMPIIGLYAIGFYKGVARVFFDTVMRSVLQMLVVLIIIYEGILYFEWMPRIPRSVPIFYLFLFFMWLWNSRLTIRELLTRCQGNRPHRRLDHTDYDNVVIYGAGSAGRELFEGLGDSHKYNVVAFIDDNPHLTGGYILGKRVYAAHELINIVDKLDIAQIFLAMPSISRAHKRQIIDKLADISIKIKELPSLHELADDKVTVSHMRKIDILDVLDRQTVEPDERLLQKNITNKCVLVTGAGGSIGSELCRQIIKNKPKCLVLYELSEFALYSIHQELLAKQANNPIYQHIEIVAVIGNVTNEANLMRLFNLHQIQTVYHAAAYKHVPIVEHNPFEGVINNSKGTYHCARAAIQAQVETFVLISTDKAVRPTNVMGASKRLAELVCQGLSQECQYKNSQDKNNQVSSLASQTRISMVRFGNVLGSSGSVVPLFTKQIKKGQAITVTHPDVTRYFMTIPEAANLVIQAGAMAAGGEVFVLNMGAPVKIVDLARRMIHLSGNELKDENYPDGDIEIVFTGLRPGEKLYEELIIGEDNVEDTSHPLIMQAMEHSFPLTDIEQTLSELTNKAQQHDVDWLKQRFKHFVAGYQEGTPITVSEKSKQHSITAIKKVG is encoded by the coding sequence ATGAGTTCAGATCTTAATCCTACTTATCATAGCTCTGCCACCAGTGTTAACAACAGTGTTGATAGCATTGATGGTAGCGATAGCGTGGGCAATGCCAATAATGCTAGCAAGTCGACCAGTCGGCTGCAGCGCTTTGCTGAGCGCTTATTAGCGCTGCCACGGCCGGTTAAAAAAGGCATTTTGATCAGTGCTGATTTTGTCATGGCAGGGGTGTGTCTTTATTGTGCGCTGGCCTTAAGATTTGGTTACATGGACAACCATATTAGCCCAATAGCCTTAGCACTTTATGCCTTGATGCCTATTATTGGCCTGTATGCTATCGGCTTTTACAAGGGTGTGGCCAGGGTATTCTTTGATACCGTGATGCGTAGTGTCTTACAGATGTTAGTGGTGCTGATCATTATCTATGAGGGCATTCTTTATTTTGAGTGGATGCCTCGCATACCGCGTTCAGTGCCTATTTTTTATCTGTTCTTATTCTTTATGTGGCTTTGGAACAGTCGTCTGACCATTAGAGAGCTATTAACCCGCTGCCAGGGCAATCGTCCCCATCGCCGTCTCGACCATACTGACTATGACAATGTGGTGATCTATGGCGCGGGCAGTGCTGGTAGAGAGTTGTTCGAAGGCTTAGGAGACTCGCATAAGTATAATGTGGTGGCTTTTATCGATGACAATCCGCACTTGACCGGCGGTTATATCTTGGGCAAAAGGGTCTATGCCGCGCATGAACTGATTAATATCGTTGATAAGCTAGATATCGCCCAAATATTTTTAGCCATGCCGTCTATCAGCCGCGCGCACAAAAGACAGATTATAGATAAGCTGGCAGACATTTCTATCAAGATTAAAGAGTTGCCCAGTTTGCACGAGCTTGCGGATGACAAGGTCACGGTCAGTCACATGCGTAAGATAGACATATTGGATGTGTTAGATCGGCAGACGGTCGAGCCAGATGAGCGGCTACTACAAAAAAACATCACCAATAAATGTGTGCTGGTCACGGGCGCAGGGGGCTCTATCGGTAGCGAGCTGTGCCGGCAGATTATAAAAAATAAGCCCAAGTGCTTGGTACTGTATGAGCTGTCTGAATTTGCCCTGTATAGTATCCATCAAGAGCTGCTCGCGAAGCAGGCTAATAATCCTATTTATCAGCATATCGAGATCGTCGCAGTCATTGGTAATGTGACTAACGAAGCCAATCTGATGAGACTATTTAACCTGCATCAGATACAGACCGTCTATCACGCAGCTGCCTATAAGCATGTGCCTATCGTTGAACACAATCCCTTTGAAGGGGTCATTAATAATAGTAAGGGCACGTACCATTGCGCGCGTGCGGCCATTCAGGCCCAGGTTGAGACCTTTGTACTGATTTCGACTGACAAGGCCGTGCGGCCAACCAATGTGATGGGCGCGTCCAAGCGCTTAGCAGAGCTGGTCTGTCAGGGGCTCAGCCAAGAATGCCAATATAAAAATAGTCAGGATAAAAATAACCAGGTAAGCTCATTAGCCAGCCAAACTCGGATCAGCATGGTGCGCTTTGGTAATGTACTGGGCTCGTCCGGCTCAGTCGTACCGCTATTCACCAAGCAAATCAAAAAAGGACAAGCAATCACCGTTACTCATCCTGATGTCACGCGTTACTTTATGACTATTCCAGAAGCCGCTAACCTAGTCATTCAGGCGGGTGCGATGGCAGCGGGTGGTGAAGTGTTTGTGCTGAATATGGGCGCGCCGGTCAAAATCGTTGATCTGGCTCGGCGTATGATTCATTTGAGTGGCAATGAGCTCAAAGACGAAAACTACCCAGATGGCGATATTGAGATTGTCTTTACCGGACTACGGCCAGGTGAAAAGCTCTATGAGGAGCTGATCATTGGTGAAGACAACGTTGAGGATACCTCGCATCCCTTGATCATGCAGGCGATGGAGCATAGCTTTCCGTTAACTGATATTGAACAGACCTTGTCTGAGCTCACTAATAAAGCACAACAGCATGATGTAGATTGGCTAAAACAAAGGTTTAAGCATTTCGTAGCCGGTTATCAGGAAGGGACACCGATTACAGTGTCTGAGAAATCCAAACAACATAGCATCACAGCAATCAAAAAGGTTGGTTAA
- a CDS encoding polysaccharide biosynthesis tyrosine autokinase, which yields MNTDANNLSKPAAEKDDDDIDLLALLLVLLRGWKVVVFLALLGLAIGVLYSRYLNPVFKSDALIQIEEQSQGVSSALDSSDLVSSNASPAQTEAQLIKSRMVLEPVVDLLHLDIRLSDPTINNLDRIKSNRTSTQLSTPKGVTLETEDGQVQVSQFEVSQDYLNQTFTLVRSGSDADGSFTLSNGLDDFKGQLNQPQRFRGSNGIIQITVNDLPASNHSINIAKQSLQNTTDAINGALTVAEIGGKTGIIQLSLIGSNQQQISLILKQIIVSYIDQNQSRGSEETTKTIKFMESQIPLLKQKLEASEAVFNKFRAESGTIDIGQEAGILVGQNAEIDAQLNELKLKKADLTTYYTEEHPLVIQINDQIEVLNDRQREIEDRVAGLPEIQREFLRLSEDTSINREIYLTMLKNYQQLNIVKAGQIGYARIIDLPISTYRTIAPKKPLIIMLATILGAMLGAVLVLISSLLKNVVKDPDRVEAKTGIPVIATIPRSPSLSRLSKNKKAPNRLLAYADHNSLSYEAIKSLRTHLMFGMPTAGKAGRRAKVILISGESPGVGKSFISANLTEVFAQLDNKVLIIDADMRLGELHKMFHTEQNNGLADYLSQHDSSEQVDNRIDNLIHPTTMDNIDFMPRGQQPHNPTSLLAGDKFGGLMAKLNAHYDYIIIDSPPILAASDAVILSQYADKVLMVTRYDKSIEGQLVYAINQLAKAQVQVDGIILNDVQQGLTSKYSYHYSYAYGKNK from the coding sequence ATGAATACAGATGCGAATAACCTATCGAAGCCTGCGGCAGAAAAAGACGACGATGATATCGACTTATTGGCTTTATTGTTAGTATTATTACGCGGCTGGAAAGTGGTGGTTTTTCTAGCGCTATTGGGTTTGGCTATCGGGGTGCTATATAGCCGCTATTTGAATCCTGTTTTTAAGTCAGATGCGCTGATCCAGATTGAGGAGCAGTCACAAGGCGTCTCATCAGCACTGGATTCAAGTGATCTGGTATCGTCAAATGCCAGTCCGGCTCAGACAGAAGCACAGTTAATAAAATCACGCATGGTATTAGAGCCAGTGGTTGACCTGTTGCACTTAGATATTCGCTTAAGTGACCCTACTATCAATAACCTAGATAGAATAAAAAGCAACCGTACCAGTACTCAATTAAGTACCCCTAAAGGAGTAACGTTAGAGACTGAAGACGGTCAAGTGCAAGTCAGTCAATTTGAGGTCTCACAAGACTATTTAAATCAGACTTTTACCCTAGTGAGATCCGGCTCTGATGCTGATGGTAGTTTCACACTTAGCAATGGCCTTGATGATTTTAAGGGACAACTGAACCAGCCACAGCGCTTTAGAGGTTCAAACGGTATCATTCAAATCACAGTGAATGACCTACCCGCTAGTAACCACTCTATCAATATTGCCAAACAGTCATTACAGAATACTACGGATGCCATAAATGGCGCTTTGACCGTAGCGGAAATCGGTGGTAAGACGGGTATTATTCAGCTGTCACTGATTGGCTCGAATCAGCAACAAATAAGTTTGATACTAAAGCAGATTATTGTGTCTTATATTGATCAAAACCAATCTCGCGGCTCTGAGGAAACCACCAAAACCATTAAATTTATGGAAAGCCAAATACCGTTATTAAAGCAAAAGCTGGAAGCTTCTGAAGCCGTCTTTAATAAGTTCCGTGCAGAGTCTGGCACTATCGATATTGGTCAAGAAGCGGGCATTCTAGTCGGACAAAATGCTGAAATTGACGCGCAACTGAATGAGCTCAAACTCAAAAAAGCAGATTTGACTACCTACTATACCGAAGAGCATCCGCTGGTCATTCAAATAAATGATCAAATCGAAGTCTTAAACGATAGACAACGAGAAATAGAAGATAGAGTGGCAGGTTTGCCTGAGATACAAAGAGAGTTTCTAAGATTATCAGAAGATACCAGCATCAATAGAGAAATTTATCTCACCATGCTCAAAAACTATCAACAACTCAACATTGTTAAAGCTGGTCAAATTGGTTACGCCCGTATTATTGACCTGCCTATCAGTACCTATCGGACTATCGCACCTAAAAAGCCACTGATAATAATGCTGGCAACGATTCTAGGCGCAATGTTAGGAGCCGTACTGGTATTGATTAGCAGCTTGCTTAAAAATGTAGTCAAAGACCCTGATCGTGTAGAAGCAAAAACAGGGATTCCGGTGATTGCCACGATTCCGCGCTCACCCTCATTATCCCGGCTATCAAAGAATAAAAAAGCGCCAAATCGCCTGTTGGCTTATGCTGACCATAATAGCTTAAGCTACGAAGCGATAAAAAGTCTCAGAACGCACTTGATGTTCGGTATGCCCACCGCAGGCAAGGCTGGCCGGCGCGCCAAAGTGATCCTTATTTCAGGTGAAAGCCCAGGGGTCGGCAAGTCATTTATCTCTGCCAACCTAACAGAGGTATTCGCCCAACTCGATAACAAAGTGTTAATCATAGATGCAGACATGCGCTTAGGCGAGTTGCATAAGATGTTTCATACGGAGCAAAATAATGGGCTAGCAGATTACTTATCACAGCATGATAGTAGCGAGCAAGTAGATAACAGGATAGATAACCTTATTCATCCGACTACCATGGATAATATTGACTTTATGCCCAGAGGTCAGCAGCCACATAATCCAACCTCACTGCTAGCGGGTGATAAGTTTGGTGGCTTGATGGCGAAGCTGAATGCGCATTACGATTATATTATCATTGACTCCCCACCGATATTAGCCGCGTCAGATGCCGTGATATTGTCACAATATGCGGATAAAGTACTGATGGTCACGCGCTATGATAAATCGATAGAAGGCCAGTTGGTTTATGCTATTAACCAGCTGGCCAAAGCACAGGTGCAAGTCGACGGTATTATCCTTAATGATGTACAACAGGGTCTGACCAGTAAATATAGCTATCATTACAGCTATGCCTACGGCAAGAATAAATAG
- a CDS encoding low molecular weight protein-tyrosine-phosphatase: MSFNNILVICVGNICRSPIAAALLIDHYPQKHIDSAGLSAVVGHAADSNAQEVMIARNIDMSDHIAKQISEELVMTADLIFTMSESQTKWIEDRWPHCRGKTFRIGHWIDKDIADPYQHDKSAFETAEKDIVDSLERWTDKIS; this comes from the coding sequence ATGAGTTTTAATAATATCTTAGTGATCTGTGTGGGCAATATTTGTCGCAGTCCAATAGCGGCTGCACTCTTGATCGACCATTATCCACAAAAGCATATTGATTCTGCTGGTTTATCGGCCGTCGTCGGCCATGCTGCTGATTCAAACGCGCAAGAGGTGATGATAGCCCGCAATATAGATATGTCTGACCATATCGCTAAACAAATAAGCGAAGAGTTGGTCATGACAGCCGACCTAATATTTACGATGTCAGAGAGCCAAACCAAATGGATCGAAGATCGCTGGCCGCATTGCCGCGGTAAAACTTTTAGGATTGGTCATTGGATCGACAAAGATATTGCTGATCCTTATCAGCATGATAAATCAGCGTTTGAGACTGCCGAAAAAGACATCGTTGATAGTCTTGAGCGGTGGACGGATAAAATCAGCTAA
- a CDS encoding polysaccharide biosynthesis/export family protein, whose amino-acid sequence MYRSSKAFLSIFVLLATLLSGCATTTINSGFQSGDLPPSGSFVADNGIQFDVQPLSLATLPPKQVVRPSSDLARLVRTSTRVDYRIAPGDILNVVLVDYPNINTSTSSLTVDQQGFVQIPLIGRIKASGLSVPKFTTNLRGQLQRYLKYSDPQVKVIEYRGNKFIIDGEVSKAGEFNITDTPVSLYSAISMAGGVTVTGDSDNMVLNRKGTSYNINLSSLRKIGSSANQIYVQDGDSIHVNTLDINKVYVLGEFGRVAPVPILEQGLNLAQVLGESAGLNANTANAAKVYIVRDNPGYPRTNIYYIDMQTITSFPLASRFEMRPNDIVYVDPTGLTRWNRVLSALLPSSSAIRSFSDL is encoded by the coding sequence ATGTATAGGTCTTCCAAGGCTTTTTTATCGATATTTGTATTACTAGCGACCCTGCTCTCTGGTTGTGCCACCACTACTATTAACTCTGGCTTCCAATCTGGCGACTTGCCTCCCAGTGGTTCGTTTGTTGCAGACAATGGCATACAGTTTGACGTACAGCCGTTAAGTTTGGCCACGCTACCGCCTAAGCAAGTGGTTCGACCCAGTAGTGACTTAGCACGTCTAGTAAGAACCTCTACCCGAGTAGATTACCGCATTGCGCCAGGCGATATTCTCAATGTTGTCCTGGTGGACTATCCAAATATTAATACCTCGACCTCGAGTCTAACCGTCGATCAGCAAGGCTTCGTTCAGATTCCTCTAATAGGTCGTATTAAAGCCAGCGGTCTAAGTGTCCCGAAATTTACTACAAACCTACGCGGACAGTTGCAACGTTATCTGAAATATTCAGATCCACAAGTAAAAGTCATCGAGTATCGCGGCAATAAATTCATTATTGATGGTGAAGTCAGTAAAGCGGGCGAGTTTAATATTACCGACACCCCTGTGTCTCTCTATAGCGCTATTTCTATGGCAGGCGGGGTAACCGTTACTGGTGATTCAGACAACATGGTATTGAATCGTAAAGGCACAAGCTACAACATAAACCTATCCTCACTGCGGAAAATAGGCTCATCGGCCAATCAAATTTATGTACAAGATGGCGACTCAATCCACGTCAATACCCTAGACATCAATAAAGTATATGTCTTAGGCGAGTTTGGACGAGTGGCGCCGGTGCCTATTCTTGAACAAGGATTGAATTTGGCGCAAGTATTGGGGGAGTCTGCTGGTCTTAACGCCAATACTGCCAACGCCGCCAAAGTATACATCGTTCGTGATAACCCCGGTTACCCGCGTACCAATATCTATTATATCGATATGCAAACCATTACCAGCTTTCCCTTGGCCAGTCGTTTTGAGATGCGCCCTAACGACATTGTGTATGTTGATCCGACTGGCTTAACCCGCTGGAACCGTGTTCTCAGTGCGTTATTACCCTCTTCGTCGGCAATTAGATCTTTTTCTGATCTATAA
- the rluB gene encoding 23S rRNA pseudouridine(2605) synthase RluB produces the protein MKDEKLQKALARMGLGSRRQMEEVIKSGRVTVNNAPATIGDRVEQGDEIRVDGRQIKYTSEHEKRRRVLAYYKPEGEVCSANDPEGRPTVFERLPKLTHDRWVMVGRLDINSTGLLLFTNDGEMAHRLMHPSGEVTREYAVRVLGEVTPDIARNMTTGVMLEDGMAHFEDIKEGGGEGVNKWYHVKLKEGRNREVRRLFESQSLKVSRLLRTSYGGIALPKELRTGRFLELDRKDINTLTDLVSMRPRYGTGLHGAAKDKQERIKNKPLKARRSDSGHNKKPKPNEGPKSSDSTKPANRGTRNTPERNNRR, from the coding sequence ATGAAAGATGAAAAATTACAAAAAGCCCTCGCCCGTATGGGTCTTGGCTCACGCCGTCAGATGGAAGAAGTCATTAAATCGGGCCGTGTAACGGTCAATAATGCGCCTGCCACCATCGGCGATCGGGTCGAGCAAGGCGACGAGATTCGCGTCGATGGCCGTCAGATTAAATATACCTCTGAACATGAAAAGCGCCGCCGGGTCTTGGCTTATTATAAGCCCGAGGGCGAAGTCTGCTCTGCTAATGACCCAGAAGGTCGTCCAACTGTGTTTGAACGCTTGCCTAAACTGACTCACGATCGCTGGGTAATGGTCGGTCGCTTGGACATCAACTCTACCGGGTTATTGTTATTTACCAATGATGGTGAAATGGCCCATCGCTTGATGCATCCCTCTGGTGAAGTGACCCGTGAATACGCCGTACGCGTATTGGGTGAAGTCACACCAGATATCGCCCGTAACATGACTACTGGCGTCATGCTAGAAGATGGTATGGCCCACTTTGAAGATATCAAAGAAGGCGGCGGCGAAGGCGTTAATAAGTGGTATCACGTCAAGCTAAAAGAAGGCCGTAACCGTGAAGTACGCCGTCTATTTGAATCACAAAGCCTAAAAGTTAGCCGTCTGTTGCGCACAAGCTACGGCGGCATCGCGCTACCAAAAGAGCTGCGTACCGGTCGCTTCTTGGAATTGGATAGAAAAGACATCAATACCTTAACCGACTTGGTCAGCATGCGTCCACGTTATGGTACGGGTCTACACGGCGCCGCCAAAGACAAGCAAGAACGTATTAAGAATAAGCCCCTTAAAGCGCGCCGTAGTGACAGCGGTCACAATAAAAAGCCCAAGCCTAACGAGGGTCCAAAATCTAGCGACAGTACCAAACCAGCCAATCGTGGTACGCGTAACACCCCTGAGCGCAACAATCGCCGTTAA
- a CDS encoding SEL1-like repeat protein, whose translation MTLQTLKRMLFYRVVVLGVFLKIPLSAKAMNLVVSTNLAENGDMSDQFHLGSMYENSKGVHQNFAIAIKWYQKAANQGHIDAQFRLGSMYENAKGVQQDYSIVVKWYQKAANQGHIKSQFKLGSMYENAKGIQQDLTIATKWYHKAADQGHADSKFHLGLMYRNGLGVPQDYSMAVEWFQKAADQGHIRSQLNLGLMHKNGFGTSQDFLMAVEWFQKAANQGHADSQFNLGLMYENGFGITQDLSAAAQWYEKAVNQNHLSARISLGEIYSSGQGALQNYTKALELFQKAAEQGSHSAEFNLGIMYIEGYGVRQSKVIAKEWFGKSCDNGNQCACDRYKILNTEEK comes from the coding sequence ATGACATTACAAACGCTAAAGCGAATGTTGTTTTATAGAGTAGTGGTTTTAGGTGTATTTCTAAAAATCCCACTATCAGCTAAGGCCATGAACTTAGTAGTTTCTACAAATTTAGCAGAAAATGGGGATATGTCAGATCAGTTCCACCTTGGTTCAATGTATGAAAATAGCAAAGGTGTTCACCAAAATTTTGCTATAGCAATTAAATGGTATCAGAAGGCCGCTAATCAAGGTCATATTGACGCTCAGTTCCGTCTTGGATCAATGTATGAGAATGCCAAAGGTGTTCAGCAAGACTACTCTATAGTAGTCAAGTGGTATCAGAAAGCCGCTAACCAAGGGCACATTAAATCTCAATTCAAGCTTGGGTCCATGTATGAGAACGCCAAAGGCATCCAGCAAGACCTTACCATAGCAACTAAATGGTATCATAAGGCAGCTGACCAAGGTCATGCTGACTCTAAGTTCCATCTCGGGTTAATGTATAGGAATGGACTTGGGGTTCCACAAGACTACTCTATGGCAGTTGAATGGTTTCAAAAGGCGGCTGATCAAGGCCACATTAGATCTCAGTTAAATCTCGGCTTGATGCATAAGAATGGATTCGGGACGTCTCAAGATTTTCTTATGGCAGTGGAATGGTTCCAAAAAGCAGCTAACCAAGGCCATGCTGACTCTCAATTCAATCTTGGGCTGATGTATGAGAATGGATTCGGTATCACTCAAGATCTTTCTGCGGCAGCGCAGTGGTATGAAAAGGCAGTCAATCAAAATCACCTATCAGCACGAATCAGCCTTGGAGAAATATACTCGAGTGGCCAAGGCGCTCTACAAAACTATACCAAAGCACTTGAGCTGTTTCAAAAGGCAGCGGAACAAGGAAGTCATTCAGCTGAATTTAATTTGGGAATAATGTACATTGAGGGATATGGTGTGCGCCAAAGCAAAGTGATAGCAAAAGAATGGTTTGGTAAATCTTGCGACAATGGAAATCAATGTGCCTGTGATCGATATAAAATACTAAATACAGAAGAAAAATAG
- a CDS encoding IS30 family transposase, with protein MSYTHLSLGERYQIYALKGASHSIKFIAGELNRSSSTISRELRRNESQRGYRPKHAHTTSKARRANNALTIVSNVWDWVIAKLKLQWSPEQIAGVHGGISHMSIYRYLWTDKRQGGGLWQCLRRKAKPYRQRLTDETRGRINDRVSIHKRPQVVEDRSRIGDWDSKHRIRYSLTSFSVALGVLI; from the coding sequence ATGAGCTATACACATCTAAGCCTAGGGGAGCGATATCAGATTTATGCCCTTAAAGGGGCAAGCCACAGCATTAAATTTATAGCGGGCGAATTAAATAGAAGTTCTAGCACCATATCAAGAGAGCTTAGACGCAATGAAAGTCAGCGTGGCTACCGACCAAAGCATGCCCACACAACGTCTAAAGCGCGGCGAGCAAACAACGCCCTCACTATTGTATCAAACGTCTGGGATTGGGTCATTGCTAAGCTAAAGTTACAATGGAGCCCAGAACAAATAGCAGGCGTCCATGGCGGTATCAGCCACATGAGTATCTATCGCTACCTGTGGACAGACAAAAGACAAGGTGGTGGGTTATGGCAGTGTTTAAGACGTAAAGCCAAACCTTACCGTCAAAGGCTGACTGACGAGACTCGTGGTCGCATCAATGACAGGGTCTCTATTCATAAGCGTCCGCAAGTAGTCGAAGACCGATCCCGTATTGGCGATTGGGATTCAAAACACCGAATCAGATATTCTTTAACATCATTTAGCGTTGCACTTGGTGTGTTAATCTAG